The following proteins come from a genomic window of Marispirochaeta sp.:
- a CDS encoding pirin family protein yields MQRGIVSVSKSVPTTEGAGVSLRRAFGFGKTEDYDPFLLLDDFRGDDPAAYAAGFPWHPHRGIETITYMLAGSVEHQDSLGNSGTIRPGEVQWMTAGSGIIHQEMPKPDDSGRMYGFQLWANLPTAKKMTAPRYQQYGSKEIPRVQSSSGAAARIICGELWGLSGPVEGIGVDPACFDIELPAGVSQEIPIAPGRHAFAYVIAGGGFFCGTREPFEVPQTSAGWADTVVEKQIVNHHLLLFSDGDAITVQAGDEGIRFLLVSGNPLGEPVAWYGPIVMNTREELQTAFRELEEGTFLDSH; encoded by the coding sequence ATGCAGAGAGGAATTGTATCTGTCAGTAAATCTGTTCCGACCACCGAGGGAGCAGGAGTTTCCTTGCGCAGGGCTTTCGGCTTTGGTAAAACCGAAGATTATGATCCTTTTCTTCTTCTGGATGATTTTCGGGGCGATGATCCTGCAGCCTATGCCGCCGGCTTTCCATGGCATCCTCACAGGGGAATAGAAACCATTACATATATGCTCGCCGGCAGTGTGGAGCACCAGGACAGTCTCGGCAACAGCGGAACCATTCGGCCCGGCGAGGTTCAATGGATGACCGCCGGAAGCGGTATTATACACCAGGAGATGCCCAAACCTGATGATTCCGGGCGCATGTACGGGTTTCAGCTGTGGGCAAACCTGCCCACAGCGAAAAAAATGACTGCTCCCAGGTATCAGCAGTACGGATCAAAAGAGATCCCGCGTGTTCAAAGCTCATCTGGTGCTGCAGCCAGGATAATCTGCGGAGAACTCTGGGGATTGAGCGGTCCGGTAGAAGGAATCGGTGTAGATCCGGCCTGCTTTGACATTGAACTGCCCGCCGGTGTATCCCAGGAAATACCGATAGCCCCCGGCCGCCACGCCTTTGCCTATGTAATCGCAGGAGGCGGGTTCTTCTGCGGAACACGGGAACCCTTCGAAGTACCCCAGACAAGCGCCGGATGGGCGGATACGGTTGTTGAGAAGCAGATAGTAAACCACCACCTGCTTTTATTCTCCGATGGGGATGCTATAACTGTCCAGGCCGGAGATGAAGGCATCCGGTTTCTGCTGGTCTCTGGTAATCCCCTGGGAGAACCAGTCGCCTGGTACGGTCCTATCGTCATGAATACCCGGGAGGAACTGCAAACGGCCTTCAGAGAATTGGAGGAGGGGACCTTCCTGGATTCCCATTAG
- a CDS encoding glycine betaine ABC transporter substrate-binding protein — MKRIVLWSLTALTVLAAAFTIAGCTQKEDETVKIVFGDVSWDSVQVHNRIAAFIIQNGLEGSYDIEYLAGDTLPIINGIIQGDIDVDMESWHSNFPEAYKDGIDSGNMIDLGKNMPDAPQGWWMPRYVVEGPDAPAPDLESLEDLPKYAHLFSDPEDPGKGVIYGGVAGWSQMEISEEIFEEYGLGDTFNLTIAGSGSALAAVMVGAYQKKEPVLAYYWAPTAVLGKLDMVRIKGSEYDAALVNILVNKSMLEKAPKVVDFLRNYSTSVADNNEFLARMDDADWDHQETAIWFLKEKEEIWTSWVNEEVARRVKEALASL; from the coding sequence ATGAAACGAATCGTGTTATGGAGCTTGACGGCTCTAACTGTCCTGGCAGCAGCTTTTACAATTGCCGGATGCACGCAAAAAGAAGATGAAACAGTCAAGATTGTATTTGGTGACGTATCCTGGGACAGCGTGCAGGTCCACAACCGCATTGCTGCGTTTATTATACAGAACGGACTGGAAGGCTCGTATGATATAGAATATCTCGCGGGCGATACACTCCCGATTATAAATGGAATTATCCAGGGAGATATCGATGTTGATATGGAATCCTGGCACTCCAATTTTCCCGAAGCCTATAAAGACGGAATCGATTCCGGAAACATGATAGATCTGGGCAAGAATATGCCCGACGCGCCTCAGGGCTGGTGGATGCCCCGTTATGTTGTGGAAGGACCCGACGCACCAGCCCCCGATCTTGAGTCCCTTGAGGATCTGCCGAAATACGCCCATCTCTTTTCGGATCCAGAGGACCCAGGCAAGGGCGTTATCTACGGTGGAGTCGCCGGCTGGTCACAAATGGAGATTTCCGAGGAGATCTTTGAAGAATACGGACTGGGCGACACCTTCAACCTGACCATTGCCGGTTCAGGTTCGGCCCTGGCGGCTGTAATGGTCGGTGCCTATCAAAAGAAAGAGCCGGTTCTGGCATATTACTGGGCTCCGACTGCTGTGCTCGGAAAACTGGATATGGTCCGTATTAAAGGAAGCGAATACGACGCGGCCCTTGTCAACATTCTGGTCAACAAGAGCATGCTGGAAAAAGCTCCTAAGGTAGTCGATTTTTTGAGGAACTATTCAACCAGTGTAGCAGACAACAACGAGTTTCTTGCCAGGATGGACGATGCAGACTGGGATCATCAGGAAACCGCGATCTGGTTCCTTAAGGAAAAAGAAGAGATCTGGACTTCCTGGGTAAATGAGGAAGTCGCAAGGCGTGTAAAGGAAGCCCTCGCGTCTCTATAG
- a CDS encoding glycine betaine/L-proline ABC transporter ATP-binding protein, translating to MSSEITQGGREAPLSTPEDSEAVSENFIEVKNLWKIFGRDPKRVLSSKLQKLSKEEIQEKTGCVVGMWDISLGVNKSEFYILMGLSGSGKSTLIRSMIRLNEPTSGSIIVNGTDVTRLGREELLDFRKVTYGMVFQHYGLFPHMTVLDNAAYGLKVKGLPKGKRYAKAMQSLETVGLKGWEDYYPGALSGGMQQRVGLARALANDPDILLMDEPFSGLDPLIRRQMQDELVELQDKLKKTIIFVTHDLHEALKLGDRIAIMRDGRIVQIGTPEQIVTEPADDYVQEFVRDASPARVLTASSIMQEPEVLLYAWEGPNTAIHMLQSNQREAAFVVDKTRKLLGVATIERLKPLASEKKKDAKISPEAIRSVPTVREDSYIEELFSIVNANPYPIPVTDENGKLLGVVKTDTIFETIKSDEGAKND from the coding sequence ATGTCCAGTGAAATCACACAGGGGGGCCGAGAGGCTCCCCTTTCCACCCCGGAGGATTCAGAGGCTGTAAGTGAGAATTTCATAGAGGTTAAGAATCTCTGGAAGATCTTCGGCCGGGATCCTAAACGGGTGCTTTCGTCGAAACTGCAAAAGCTTTCAAAAGAAGAGATTCAGGAAAAAACCGGCTGTGTCGTAGGGATGTGGGACATTTCGCTGGGAGTGAACAAGAGTGAGTTTTACATTCTTATGGGACTCTCCGGCAGCGGAAAATCCACCCTGATACGGTCCATGATACGCCTTAACGAACCTACCAGCGGTTCGATTATCGTAAACGGTACTGATGTAACCAGACTCGGCAGGGAAGAACTTCTTGATTTCCGGAAGGTTACCTACGGCATGGTGTTTCAGCATTACGGACTGTTTCCTCATATGACGGTTCTGGATAACGCCGCCTACGGTCTGAAGGTCAAAGGACTTCCTAAGGGCAAGCGCTACGCAAAAGCCATGCAGTCGCTGGAAACGGTAGGGCTCAAAGGATGGGAGGACTACTATCCCGGGGCCCTTAGCGGCGGAATGCAGCAGCGCGTCGGCCTGGCAAGAGCTCTGGCAAACGATCCGGATATTCTTTTAATGGATGAACCTTTTTCCGGTCTCGATCCTTTAATCCGGCGGCAGATGCAGGATGAGCTGGTAGAACTGCAGGATAAGCTGAAAAAGACCATTATCTTTGTAACCCACGATCTGCATGAAGCCCTGAAACTGGGAGACCGCATTGCGATCATGAGAGACGGCCGCATAGTCCAGATAGGCACACCGGAGCAGATAGTAACCGAACCGGCCGACGACTATGTACAGGAGTTTGTCCGCGATGCGTCCCCGGCCAGAGTATTGACTGCCTCGAGCATCATGCAGGAACCAGAGGTACTGCTCTACGCGTGGGAGGGTCCAAACACCGCAATTCACATGCTGCAGTCCAACCAGCGAGAAGCAGCCTTTGTTGTAGATAAGACCCGCAAACTGCTCGGAGTCGCCACAATAGAGCGCCTTAAGCCCCTGGCTTCGGAAAAAAAGAAGGACGCCAAGATTTCCCCCGAAGCCATCCGTTCCGTACCCACCGTCAGGGAAGACAGCTATATAGAAGAACTCTTCAGTATCGTCAATGCAAACCCCTACCCTATACCCGTAACTGACGAAAATGGGAAACTCCTTGGCGTTGTAAAAACCGATACCATATTCGAGACCATCAAATCAGATGAGGGAGCAAAAAATGATTGA
- a CDS encoding proline/glycine betaine ABC transporter permease, protein MIEFPDVISIPLADWIDAVMSWLLTNLDQVFDIIGFIILQVMLAFENFFTLVPWFVIIFLTFLAGWKFLGKWYKGFGFAIMLFTIGTFGYWELAMRTLSLVFAAVIFSLLIGLPIGIVMARSDRAESMIKPLLDSMQTMPSFVYLIPALMFFGLGKVPAIIATIIYAVPPVIRLTNVGIRTVDKEAVEAALAFGATPRMVLFDVQLPLAQPSIMVGVNQTTMMALAMVVIGSMIGAKGLGMEVLLAINRIEVGRGFEAGISIVLLAIIIDRLTHSFAKNDYTNSTDK, encoded by the coding sequence ATGATTGAGTTTCCAGACGTGATATCCATCCCCCTCGCCGATTGGATCGACGCCGTCATGAGCTGGCTTCTTACAAACCTGGACCAGGTTTTCGATATCATCGGATTTATAATTCTGCAGGTTATGCTGGCCTTTGAGAATTTTTTTACCCTTGTCCCATGGTTCGTCATAATTTTCCTCACCTTTCTGGCGGGCTGGAAATTCCTCGGCAAATGGTATAAAGGATTCGGTTTCGCGATTATGCTGTTCACTATCGGTACTTTCGGCTACTGGGAGCTGGCAATGCGTACATTGAGCCTGGTATTTGCAGCGGTAATATTCTCGCTCCTGATCGGGCTTCCCATCGGTATAGTGATGGCCCGCAGTGACCGCGCCGAATCCATGATAAAGCCACTACTGGACAGCATGCAGACTATGCCGTCCTTTGTGTACCTTATACCGGCGTTGATGTTCTTCGGTCTTGGAAAGGTTCCCGCTATTATTGCAACTATTATCTATGCTGTGCCTCCGGTAATCAGGCTGACCAATGTGGGAATCCGAACCGTGGATAAAGAAGCAGTTGAAGCTGCCCTCGCCTTTGGTGCTACACCGCGAATGGTCCTTTTCGACGTTCAGCTTCCCCTGGCACAACCTTCGATCATGGTAGGTGTAAATCAGACGACCATGATGGCACTGGCGATGGTCGTTATCGGATCAATGATCGGAGCAAAAGGACTGGGAATGGAAGTACTGCTGGCGATTAACCGCATAGAAGTGGGACGGGGATTCGAAGCGGGCATCAGTATTGTGCTCCTGGCGATAATAATCGACCGGCTTACCCACTCATTCGCAAAGAACGATTACACAAACAGTACGGACAAGTAA
- a CDS encoding ATP-binding cassette domain-containing protein gives MISASDISLSFGERALFKNVNIKFIPGNCYGVIGANGSGKSTFLKILSGEIKADSGDIITSPGERIAVLQQDQFAYDEHTVMDTVIMGHRKLYEIMAEKDSLYAKEDFNEEDGMRASELEGEFAEMGGWEAESEAAQLLSGLGIPEEFHTRRMKELEGAQKVRVLLAQALFGDPDILLLDEPTNNLDLESISWLEDFLYNFKNTVIVVSHDRHFLNRVCTHIADIDFNKITLYVGNYDFWYMASQLANKQMKDEKKRREDKIAELKEFIQRFSSNASKARQATARKKQIDKLTIDDIKPTSRRFPYISFDPGRESGKTILSVEGISKNLDGEAVLKDITFTVDKGDKIAFVGPFHQAKTALFEILMGRMEPDAGSYDWGVTITPAYFPKDNSEYFSSDMSLVDWLRQYTDAEEEESYVRGFLGRMLFSGEESLKSVKVLSGGEKVRCMLSKMMLSGANFLIFDEPTNHLDLESISALNTGLIEFSESILFTSHDHQFVDTVANRIIEFTPGGIIDRRMRLDDYLASEDVRAHRDKLYHKHLSLVI, from the coding sequence ATGATAAGCGCGAGTGATATAAGCCTCTCCTTTGGAGAGCGGGCCCTGTTCAAGAACGTAAATATCAAATTCATCCCGGGAAACTGCTATGGTGTAATTGGCGCCAACGGATCGGGGAAATCAACCTTTCTGAAAATTCTCTCCGGAGAAATCAAGGCTGATAGCGGCGATATAATCACCTCACCCGGAGAGCGGATAGCCGTACTGCAGCAGGACCAGTTTGCCTATGACGAGCACACGGTCATGGACACGGTTATTATGGGACACCGCAAGCTCTACGAGATTATGGCGGAAAAAGACAGCCTCTACGCCAAGGAAGACTTCAACGAAGAAGACGGGATGCGCGCCTCCGAACTGGAGGGAGAATTTGCCGAGATGGGAGGCTGGGAGGCAGAATCGGAAGCAGCACAACTTCTCAGCGGACTCGGTATTCCCGAGGAGTTCCACACCAGGAGAATGAAGGAGCTGGAAGGAGCACAGAAGGTACGGGTACTGCTGGCCCAGGCCCTGTTCGGAGACCCGGATATTCTGCTTCTGGACGAACCGACCAATAACCTTGACCTGGAATCTATAAGCTGGCTGGAGGACTTTCTCTACAACTTCAAGAACACCGTTATTGTTGTATCCCACGACCGCCACTTCCTGAACCGGGTCTGCACCCATATTGCGGACATTGACTTCAATAAAATCACCCTCTACGTGGGAAATTACGACTTCTGGTATATGGCAAGTCAGCTTGCAAACAAGCAGATGAAGGACGAAAAAAAGCGCAGGGAGGATAAGATCGCCGAATTAAAGGAGTTTATCCAGCGTTTCAGCTCCAACGCATCAAAGGCTCGACAGGCAACGGCACGAAAAAAGCAGATAGACAAGCTCACAATCGACGATATAAAACCCACATCCCGGCGTTTTCCCTATATCAGTTTTGATCCCGGTCGGGAAAGCGGAAAAACCATACTCAGTGTCGAAGGAATTTCTAAAAACCTCGACGGTGAAGCTGTGCTCAAGGATATCACCTTTACCGTTGATAAGGGCGACAAGATTGCCTTTGTCGGGCCCTTCCACCAGGCAAAGACGGCACTCTTTGAGATACTCATGGGACGTATGGAACCCGATGCGGGAAGCTACGACTGGGGGGTCACCATAACTCCCGCCTATTTTCCCAAGGATAACAGCGAATATTTTTCGTCGGACATGTCCCTGGTGGACTGGCTGCGCCAGTATACGGATGCCGAAGAAGAGGAGAGCTATGTCCGCGGATTCCTGGGACGTATGCTCTTTTCCGGCGAGGAGTCCCTGAAATCAGTGAAGGTCCTGTCCGGAGGAGAGAAGGTCCGCTGCATGCTGTCGAAGATGATGCTTTCCGGGGCGAATTTCCTGATTTTTGATGAACCCACCAACCATCTGGACCTGGAGTCTATCAGCGCGCTGAACACCGGACTAATAGAGTTCAGCGAGTCCATTCTATTTACCAGCCACGACCATCAGTTTGTTGATACCGTGGCGAACAGAATTATTGAGTTCACTCCCGGCGGTATTATAGACCGCAGAATGCGACTGGACGATTATCTTGCCTCGGAGGATGTCCGTGCCCATCGCGACAAGCTGTACCACAAGCACCTCAGCCTGGTAATATAG
- a CDS encoding DUF3187 family protein: MMFRAEGCQSAGILLFLVLGFFFHFPVFSSGPLQGKLLDAPQQIYYSFPGFPAASGLDRSFHLRTQAYYLNEFRGYAFDPEDEVRGSDGRLSDDDRARELTAMDYEALVVDGTFSFPWGTDHRCGITLRLYGYYGGLFDPVIEGFHSIFGLPNASREYFPQGRAYTSINNDRGITIEMDGPSVLFGDTEIFGVWTFAHSPCTTWALAWALELPTGISGTPGGNGHIDAGLQLLYERSLGESFILHAQQGFVVPGELLFGSSGSADPFILSQSLLGLEWLFTDDWSFLGQTRIHTSPLSSSAPLNHSMFPDPKQFEMPVTSLQLGLRRTFDTWNLQIYLEQDFLTHEGPDILVSMAADWKTGREQ, translated from the coding sequence ATGATGTTCAGAGCGGAAGGCTGTCAGTCTGCGGGAATACTGTTATTTCTTGTTCTTGGTTTTTTCTTTCATTTTCCAGTCTTTTCTAGTGGTCCGCTGCAAGGAAAGCTGCTGGATGCTCCGCAGCAGATCTATTATTCCTTTCCTGGTTTTCCCGCGGCTTCAGGCCTGGACCGGTCATTTCACCTTCGTACCCAGGCCTATTACCTCAATGAGTTCCGGGGATACGCTTTTGATCCGGAGGATGAAGTCCGTGGTTCGGACGGCAGATTGTCGGATGATGACCGGGCCCGGGAGCTGACAGCCATGGATTACGAAGCCCTTGTAGTAGACGGTACTTTCAGTTTTCCCTGGGGTACGGACCACAGATGCGGAATCACTCTGCGTTTATACGGCTATTATGGCGGTCTCTTTGATCCTGTTATCGAGGGGTTTCATTCGATCTTCGGGCTTCCCAATGCCTCCCGAGAATATTTTCCTCAGGGCAGGGCTTACACGTCTATTAATAATGACCGGGGAATTACCATCGAAATGGATGGCCCTTCGGTTCTGTTTGGCGATACCGAGATTTTTGGTGTCTGGACATTTGCACACAGCCCCTGTACCACCTGGGCCCTGGCCTGGGCCCTGGAATTGCCTACGGGTATCTCCGGAACACCCGGCGGAAACGGCCATATTGATGCAGGTTTACAATTGTTATATGAACGTTCTTTAGGGGAGTCCTTTATACTGCATGCGCAGCAGGGATTCGTTGTTCCCGGGGAACTCCTGTTTGGCAGCTCAGGCAGTGCTGATCCATTTATTCTGAGTCAAAGTCTATTGGGTCTGGAGTGGCTGTTTACTGATGATTGGAGTTTCCTGGGGCAGACCAGGATACATACCTCCCCATTGTCATCCAGTGCCCCCCTCAATCATTCCATGTTTCCCGATCCAAAGCAGTTTGAAATGCCGGTGACCTCCCTGCAGCTTGGCCTGCGGCGTACCTTTGATACCTGGAATCTGCAAATTTACCTGGAACAGGATTTTCTGACCCATGAGGGACCGGATATTCTGGTCAGTATGGCAGCTGATTGGAAAACCGGCAGGGAGCAGTAA
- a CDS encoding peptidoglycan bridge formation glycyltransferase FemA/FemB family protein codes for MDVSISRRNKENIRVTPVLQQTAFWSEVKRLQGVSSRAFRISVNPNEADGTAGNDDLTDDILVLFQDIGDGYSIAYVPYGPRLNPGEENFGPFLEELSEILRSYLPEGCILLRYDLLWRSPWSYDKNRFNDNGDWLGPPEQKSQEIRVNFPTRYWNLKKAESNILPADTVFIDVRRTEDELLGSMRAKTRYNIRLSRRRGVEVVSADKTSLDTWYMLYRETCRRNKINLHGRHFFRAVAEAAKVFHGDSTDVELLIARADGKALAAMFLVTAGKRATYLYGASATGNRNLMPTYALQWDAIKRARRKGCREYDMFGVSPSADKDHPMYGLYRFKTGFGGYIFHRMGCWDYPLNTGLYEQMRTLEMGRSGYHV; via the coding sequence ATGGATGTATCTATAAGCCGTCGTAACAAAGAGAATATCCGCGTTACTCCTGTTTTGCAGCAGACTGCGTTCTGGTCCGAGGTAAAAAGGCTGCAGGGTGTGTCCTCCAGGGCTTTCAGGATTTCCGTTAACCCGAATGAAGCGGACGGGACTGCTGGTAACGATGATCTGACTGACGATATCCTGGTACTGTTCCAGGATATCGGCGATGGTTATTCAATCGCCTATGTTCCATACGGACCAAGACTCAACCCCGGAGAAGAGAACTTCGGGCCTTTTCTGGAAGAGCTTTCGGAGATCCTGCGCTCATATCTGCCGGAGGGTTGCATTCTGCTGCGTTATGATCTGCTGTGGAGGTCTCCCTGGTCATATGACAAAAACCGCTTTAATGACAACGGGGACTGGCTTGGTCCTCCTGAACAGAAGAGTCAGGAGATCAGGGTTAACTTTCCTACCCGTTACTGGAATTTGAAGAAAGCTGAATCCAATATTCTGCCTGCCGATACTGTTTTTATCGATGTGCGCAGAACTGAAGATGAACTACTCGGCTCCATGAGGGCGAAAACCCGTTATAATATTCGCCTTTCCCGGAGAAGGGGGGTGGAGGTTGTCTCCGCAGATAAAACAAGCCTCGATACGTGGTATATGCTATATCGTGAAACCTGCCGCAGAAATAAAATCAATCTTCATGGCCGACATTTTTTTCGTGCCGTCGCGGAAGCGGCGAAGGTTTTTCATGGCGATTCTACGGATGTTGAGCTGCTTATCGCCAGGGCCGACGGTAAGGCTCTGGCTGCAATGTTTCTTGTAACTGCCGGCAAACGGGCTACATACCTGTACGGTGCCTCGGCGACGGGAAACAGAAATCTTATGCCTACCTACGCTTTGCAATGGGACGCGATTAAAAGAGCCAGGCGAAAAGGATGCAGAGAGTACGACATGTTTGGCGTATCCCCTTCTGCCGATAAAGACCATCCCATGTACGGTTTATATCGTTTTAAGACCGGATTTGGCGGATATATCTTTCACCGGATGGGATGCTGGGATTATCCTCTGAATACCGGGTTATACGAGCAGATGCGTACCCTTGAGATGGGACGTTCCGGGTATCATGTGTAA
- a CDS encoding methyl-accepting chemotaxis protein, producing the protein MDTNQIDTVYERFQQSLVDNAAAFDKVEIITELSRIDQELEKSIQVVLNFRSIVEHASGEIQKSYEVLINDVETYFHETHSTQIILFYTNEYIRNKHDLSEVFQHLDNFFTAVIGTNGTLESINRTISELGEIIDLQIEKQRSLALRTFFLISSILIAVILVYTWIITRSINSRVRFIDSFLKPIGQGDLSDRITEQKNDEIAVMISTVNEKTDQNRMMINELEGETGNFHLKKKG; encoded by the coding sequence ATGGACACAAACCAAATCGACACTGTCTATGAACGCTTTCAACAATCCCTGGTAGATAATGCCGCGGCTTTTGACAAGGTTGAAATAATAACGGAACTTTCCAGGATTGACCAGGAACTGGAAAAATCGATCCAGGTAGTTTTAAACTTCCGATCTATAGTTGAACACGCTTCAGGTGAAATTCAAAAAAGCTATGAAGTTTTAATTAATGACGTAGAAACCTATTTTCATGAAACTCACTCAACGCAAATAATACTTTTCTATACAAACGAATATATACGAAATAAACATGATTTAAGCGAAGTCTTTCAGCATCTCGATAATTTCTTCACGGCTGTTATTGGTACGAATGGTACATTGGAATCTATAAATCGTACTATTTCTGAACTCGGAGAAATAATTGACCTGCAAATAGAAAAACAAAGAAGTTTAGCCCTTAGGACGTTTTTCCTTATTTCATCAATCTTAATAGCAGTTATACTGGTCTATACATGGATCATTACCCGGTCTATTAATTCCAGAGTTCGCTTTATTGACTCATTTTTAAAGCCCATCGGACAGGGAGATCTTTCAGACAGAATAACTGAACAGAAAAACGATGAAATAGCTGTTATGATCAGTACTGTAAATGAGAAAACCGATCAGAACAGAATGATGATTAATGAACTTGAAGGTGAGACCGGAAATTTTCATTTAAAGAAAAAAGGATAA
- a CDS encoding ABC transporter ATP-binding protein, translated as MQHSDYLQLNNLVKDFHDGRGNIVRAVDNIYLSISKGEFVTLLGPSGCGKTTTLRMVAGFEMQTAGDIILNNKKINNVPAFNRNMPMVFQSYALFPHLTIFENIAYGLRIRKMPKDTIRNDVAMAAQMVNLVGLENRYPGELSGGQQQRVALARALVLKPEIILFDEPLSNLDAKLRIQTRTEIKRVQQLLGITALYVTHDQSEALSISDTIVIMHNGKIVQSGSPENIYNHPADPFVSDFIGNANFFEGIISDRDERFITVSLLGSDVRIPAANVQEGLGSGDEVMMAIKPEAVEVNPETGQFSGKIEVSSFLGATTEYKVEYSDGFLTAIHPNTRGEVHNYRFGQEVFFSFKTDFFRVYKR; from the coding sequence ATGCAACATAGCGACTATTTACAGCTTAATAATCTGGTTAAGGATTTTCATGATGGAAGGGGCAATATTGTCCGAGCAGTAGATAATATATATCTCTCGATTTCCAAGGGTGAGTTTGTAACTCTTCTTGGGCCGTCGGGCTGCGGAAAGACAACAACCCTGCGTATGGTCGCGGGCTTTGAAATGCAGACCGCGGGAGATATTATTCTGAATAATAAGAAGATCAATAATGTTCCGGCTTTTAACCGTAACATGCCCATGGTATTCCAGAGTTACGCGCTTTTTCCGCATCTTACAATATTTGAAAATATCGCGTATGGACTTCGCATACGAAAAATGCCGAAGGACACCATCCGAAATGATGTTGCAATGGCAGCGCAGATGGTAAACCTGGTGGGGTTGGAGAACCGTTATCCCGGGGAACTTTCCGGAGGGCAGCAGCAGCGGGTTGCTTTAGCCCGGGCACTGGTGCTGAAGCCTGAGATAATCCTCTTTGACGAACCCCTATCCAATCTGGACGCCAAGCTCCGGATTCAGACCCGGACGGAGATCAAACGGGTACAGCAGCTGCTGGGGATAACCGCGTTGTATGTTACCCACGATCAGAGCGAGGCGCTCAGTATAAGCGACACCATTGTTATTATGCACAACGGTAAGATTGTGCAGAGCGGAAGTCCGGAGAACATTTATAATCATCCAGCAGATCCCTTTGTTTCTGATTTTATCGGTAATGCCAACTTTTTCGAGGGGATAATAAGCGACCGGGACGAACGGTTTATTACAGTCTCGCTCCTCGGGTCGGATGTACGGATACCGGCTGCGAACGTTCAGGAAGGACTCGGCAGCGGTGATGAGGTAATGATGGCGATTAAACCGGAGGCTGTAGAGGTCAATCCGGAGACCGGACAGTTTTCCGGGAAGATTGAAGTAAGCAGTTTTCTCGGTGCAACTACAGAATACAAGGTGGAGTACTCGGATGGATTCCTTACTGCGATTCACCCCAATACCCGCGGTGAGGTTCATAACTATCGTTTTGGCCAGGAGGTGTTTTTTTCATTCAAGACCGATTTTTTCAGGGTGTACAAGCGTTGA